AGCCCCAGGGCTTCGGGCACCACCACCGCCAGGAAATAGCCCGCCGCCGCTCGCTTGGTGCGCAGGAATGGCGTGTCGCCGCTCGCCGCACGCGCCTGCCGCTCGAGCAGCCAGCCGGCGGTCAGGACCGAACACATTGTAAGGAACGGATAGCTGCCCGCCAGCCGGTCGTCCTGCTCGGCCGCGCGCAGGGTGGTGGCAACCACTTCCACCGCGTCGGCCAGCGCGACCAGCGCCGGATCCTCGATCTCGGCCCGGATGTCAGCGATCAGCCCGTCGAACGCCAGCCCGCCATCGAGGCCGAGCTTGCGCCCGACCAGATCGGCGGCCTGGATCCCGTTGGTGCCCTCGTAGATCGGCGCGATCCGGGCGTCGCGCAGGTACTGCGCCGCGCCGGTTTCCTCGACGAAGCCCATCCCGCCGTGGACCTGGATGCCGATGCTGGCGACTTCGACGCCGATGTCGGTGCCCCATGCCTTGACCAGCGGCGTTAGCACGTCGCCGCGCATCGCCGCCGCCTTGTCGCCGCGGTGGCCGCGATCGATCTGGCCGAAGGCGTAATAGGCCAGCGCCCGCGCGCCGGTGGTCAGCGCCTTCATCCGAAGCAGCATGCGGCGGACATCGGGATGCTCGTGGATCGCCACGGCGTCACGGCTCGCCGCGCCGGCGCGCGCCGACTGCACCCGCCCGAGTGCATAGGCCACCGCGCGCTGGGTTGCCGCCTCGGCGATGCCGACGCCCTGCAGCCCGACGTTGAGCCTGGCATTGTTCATCATCGTGAACATCGCCCGCATGCCGCCATTTTCCGGCCCGATCAGCCAGCCGGTCGCGCCGCCGCCATCCCCGAACGCCATGGTGCAGGTCGGCGAGGCGTGGATGCCGAGCTTGTGCTCGATCGAGGCGCAGCGAAGGTCGTTGCGGCTTCCGTCCGGCAGCACCTTGGGCACCAGGAACAGCGAAATACCGCGGGTGCCGGCTGGCGCGTCGGGCGTGCGGGCGAGCACTAGGTGGATGATGTTGTCGGCGAGATCATGCTCGCCATAGGTGATGTAGATTTTGGACCCGGTGATCGCGTAGCTGCCGTCGCCGTTGGGCACCGCTTTGGTCCG
Above is a window of Sphingomonas glaciei DNA encoding:
- a CDS encoding acyl-CoA dehydrogenase; protein product: MPLRCPVEEQRFVLEHVVGIHELTNDADIVDALLEGAAQYAEGEVEPLNRIGDTVGAKWSPEGVAMPKGFHEAYRQFVEGGWGTISAPEEAGGQGLPLSLGAAVMEDLNAANLAFALCPMLTMGAIEAIGAHGSESQKRDYLPRIVSGEWPATMNLTEPQAGSDVGALRTKAVPNGDGSYAITGSKIYITYGEHDLADNIIHLVLARTPDAPAGTRGISLFLVPKVLPDGSRNDLRCASIEHKLGIHASPTCTMAFGDGGGATGWLIGPENGGMRAMFTMMNNARLNVGLQGVGIAEAATQRAVAYALGRVQSARAGAASRDAVAIHEHPDVRRMLLRMKALTTGARALAYYAFGQIDRGHRGDKAAAMRGDVLTPLVKAWGTDIGVEVASIGIQVHGGMGFVEETGAAQYLRDARIAPIYEGTNGIQAADLVGRKLGLDGGLAFDGLIADIRAEIEDPALVALADAVEVVATTLRAAEQDDRLAGSYPFLTMCSVLTAGWLLERQARAASGDTPFLRTKRAAAGYFLAVVVPEALGLAAGAEAGAKLLYSVEAEALA